In Candidatus Fermentibacter sp., the sequence CAGGGATCTCAGGCTCACCAGCGGAAGGTCGGGGACATCCTCCCAGAGGGATCCAGACGAGGCCGGTGTCTTCTCGGTGCGTGGCGGCGACGTGGCGGGCGACCACGAGGTGAACCTCCTCGGCGACGGCGACAGGCTGGTCCTCGCGCACAGGTCCTCCGGGCGCAGGACATTCGCGCTCGGGGCGCTCATGGCCGCCGAGGCCATCGTGGGGAAGCCGGCCGGTCTGTACGGGATGGACGATCTCGCGGAGTGGAGGGGAGGCTGCATCTGAAGAGGCAGCCGGCCGTATCCGGCCTCTTCTACCCTTCCGTCCCGGGGACCCTCAGATCGCAGGTCGAGGGTTTCCTCCGGAATGCGCGCATGGAGCCCTGCCCCGGCGTGACAGGGCTGGTGTGTCCGCATGCGGGATACGTCTATTCCGGATCGGTAGCCGGCATGGCGTATGCCTCGGCTCCCTCCGGGATCAGGTCCGTGGTCGTGCTGGCTCCGTGCCACAGATACCCGGTGCGAACGGTGTCGGTCTTCGGGGGAGAATCGTATGTGACTCCCCTGGGGGAGGCCGTAGCGGACCGCGATCTCGTCGAACATCTCTCGGGGATGGGGCACGGCTGGACCATCCAGGCTCATTCCGCCGAACACGCGGAAGAGGTCCAGATACCGTTCATCCAGGTGAGATGGCCGGCGGCGGCCGTGACGCCGGTCCTGATGGGGACGATCGATCCCGCCTTCTGCCGGGGCTTCGCCCGCGACCTCCACGCCGCGATCGGCGGGGATCAGGACATCCTGGTGGTCGCATCCTCGGATCTCTCGCACTACCACCCCCTGGCCGAGGCGAACGCCATGGACGGGATCCTCATGGACGACTTCCGGAGGCGCGACCCTTCGGCGCTGTCACGGCACGTGGGGGAGGGCTCGTCCGAGGCCTGCGGAGCCGGACCGATCCTGACCCTGCTGTACCTGTCCGAGCTGAGGCACCCGGACGGATACGAAGCGGAGATCGTCGGGTACTCGACTTCGGCCTCCGCCTCAGGAGACGCGGGAGCCGTGGTAGGGTACATGGCCGGAACCGTCGGGAGGCGGCCCGGTGCTTGACGAGGCGTCCCGGTCGGCGCTCCTCTGCGCCGCGCGGGAGGCCGTGAGGGCCGCCGCTGCCGGCTCGAGGCCCCCCGTCCCGCCCGAACTCCCGGGATGCGGCGGTTACGCAGACGCGGGGGCCTTCGTGACCCTGACCTCGAAGGGGGATCTCAGGGGCTGCATAGGCCTCTTCAGGGGCACCGGCAGCCTGGGGAGGACCGTCGTCGCGATGGCCGCCGCCGCCGCCGTGGACGACCCCAGATTCCCGCCCGTGCAGGCGTCCGAGGTCGACGATCTGGAAATCGACATCTCCGTCCTCGGGCCGATCCTGAGATCCTCACCGGAGCTCGTCGTGCCAGGTGTCCACGGGGTGCTCGTACAGGGCGGCGGGCGTTCCGGGACGCTCCTGCCGCAGGTGGCCGTCGAGCAGGGCTGGTCGCGGGAGGAGCTGCTGACCCACGCCTGCCTGAAGGCCGGGCTGCCGCCCGGCGCCTGGCGCAACGGATCGGTGGTCGTATCGACATACACGGCCGAGGTTTTCGGCGACTCTGGAAGGAAGGGATGACATGCCGAAGTGTGGTATCCTGTTCGTGGCCGCCTCGGGCCTGCTGATCGCCGGATGCAAGGTGCCCGGTTTCGGGGAGATCGACGAGAAGATATCGACCATGACCCAGAGGCTCGATGCTCTCGAAGAGGCTGCCGGCGAAGCCGCCGACATCGACCTTGCCGGGATCGACGGGAGGCTGGCCGCGATCGAGCAGGTCATGGGCGGAGAGGGCGTGCAGGACGGCTCGATGGCCGGTCTGGCGGAAGCCATCGAGACCGTCGACTCCCTGCAGGCGGGGATGGCCGAGATGGAACTGCTCGTCGCATCCCTGAGGGACAGCCTCGATGCCGCCTATCAGATGCTCGAAGCCTCCATGGCCTCGGTCGATTCTCTCGAGGACCGCATCGACGATCTCGAAGGCGAAGTGGCCTCGCTGCACACAACGCAGAGCTCGGGCACGAGCGGAACATCGCGGAGCGGCACGAGCGGCGGTACCAGCGGCAGGTCCGGCGGGACATCGGGCGGCTCGAGCGGCAGGTCGGGCGGCACGGGCGGAGGCTCCAGCGGAGGCTCCGGCGGAGGCACGAGCCGCTGACCGCACGGATCCCGGGATGACATGGAGGCGGCCGGGAGCCCCGCTCCCTGCCGCCTCTCCCGTTGCGGAAGCGCCGGTCTATGCGAAGAGGATCCTGCAGTACTTCTTCTTGCCTACCCTCAGGAGGATCGAGTTCCCCTCCGCGCACGAAGGATCGATCCGGGCGTCGGGGTCCGTCACCGGCGATCCGCCTGCGCTCAGGCCGTTCTGCTTCGCGAGCCTCCTGACCTCCGTGCGGCTGGGGCAGAGCCCCGAAGCCACGAAGATGTCCGTGTAGGAGAGCGTACGATCCGAGAGGCCAGCGAGAGGGATCTCGAACGTTGGCACCGATCCGATGTCGCCCGACCCGACGAAGAGGGCCCTGGCCGCATCCCTGGCCCTGTCGGCCTCGGCCGTGCCGTGGGCGATGGCGGTCGCCTCCCATGCAAGCCTGCTCTTGGCCTCGTTGACCTCCTCTCCCTTCAGAGCGGCGTAGCCCTCGATCTCTGCGACAGGGAGGAACGTGTAGAGCTTCAGGAAGCAGGCCGCGTCCCTGTCGTCGACGTTCATCCAGAACTGGTAGTAGTCGTAGGGCGACGTCATGGCGGGGTCGAGCCAGACCGCCCCTCCGGGCATGGACTTGCTCATCTTCTCGCCGGTGGATGACGTCACGAGCGGGCATGTGAGGCCGTAGGCCTCCCCGCCCTCGGTCCTCCGCACTAGCTCGATCCCGGCCACGATGTTCCCCCACTGGTCCGCGCCGCCTATCTCGAGCGTGCATCCGCGGCTCCTGTAGAGGTGGAGGAAGTCATACGCCTGCAGGAGCATGTAGTTGAATTCGAGGAAGGACAGACCGCGTTCCAGTCGGGCCTTCACCGAGTCGGCCGTCAGCATGCGGTTCACGCTGAAGTGCCTGCCGGTATCCCTCAGGAAGTCGATGTAGCCCAGCTTCCCGAGCCAGTCGGAATTGTTGAGGAGCTCGGCATCGCAGGGTCCGCGCCCGAACGAGAGGAATCTGCGGAGCTGGGTCGAGATCGAACCGGCCCAGGAATCGATCGTCTCCCGCTCCTCCAGCGTGCGCTCGGTGCTCCTGCCGGTGGGATCACCGACCAGGGCCGTGGCGCCGCCGACGAGTATCAGGGGCTTGTGTCCGGCCTTCTGGAGCCAGGATGCGGCCATCAGGGGGACCAGGTGCCCTAGATGGAGGCTCGGGGCAGTGGCGTCGAATCCGACGTAGAACACGAGCTTCCCGCCCGAAAGGAGCCTTCCGAGGCTCTCCTCGTCGGTCATCTGGTATACGAGCCCGCGTTCGTCGAGCGTTCTCAGCACGTCCAAGAGGCACCTCCATCTCTTCGCGACTGGCGGACAGTACGGACAGGTCGATATGTTGTCAACGGACTGGGCTCCCCGGAGCCCGTGACGGGAGGACGGGATGCACATCGTCGAGATGGAACACCCCCTTGCGAGGGACATCCTCTGCAGGCTCAGGGACGAGAGGACGGGACCCGGGGCCTTCCGGTCCCTGTCGCGCGCCATGGGCCACCTCCTCGCCGTGGAGTGCACCAGGAGGCTCGGAACCTCGCCTATCCAGGTGAAGACGCCCCTGGAGGAGACCTTCGGCGAGCTGTGCACGATGCCCCCCGTGCTCCTTCCCGTCCTCAGGGCCGGCATGGGTCTGCTGCCGGCATTCCAGGACCTTCTTCCGGGCTCTCCGGTGGGTTTCGTGGCGGTGAGGCGCGACGAGACCACTGCGAAACCGCTCTGGTTCTACGACTCGGTCCCTCCGCTCGAGGGCAGGCAGGTGATCGTGCTCGATCCGATGCTCGCCACCGGGGGAACCTCCGGGGCCGTGGTGGAGTACGTATTCGGAAGAGGCGCGGCAGAAGTCACCCTCGCATGCGTGGTGGCCGCGCCGGAAGGGGTTGCGGAGCTCTGCAGGTTCGACGGGCTCCTCATCATCGCGGCGGCGGTCGACCGCGAACTGGACGACAGATGGTACATCCTCCCAGGTCTCGGCGACTACGGGGACAGGCTCTTCGGAGAGGGCTCCCCGGAACCCGGGCCCTAGCCTCATAAAGTCTTGCCGAGCCTGTTCCGTCTGAGGAAGAGGATAATCCTCGCCGTGGCGGCCGGCATAGCGGCCACCC encodes:
- the amrB gene encoding AmmeMemoRadiSam system protein B, which translates into the protein MEGRLHLKRQPAVSGLFYPSVPGTLRSQVEGFLRNARMEPCPGVTGLVCPHAGYVYSGSVAGMAYASAPSGIRSVVVLAPCHRYPVRTVSVFGGESYVTPLGEAVADRDLVEHLSGMGHGWTIQAHSAEHAEEVQIPFIQVRWPAAAVTPVLMGTIDPAFCRGFARDLHAAIGGDQDILVVASSDLSHYHPLAEANAMDGILMDDFRRRDPSALSRHVGEGSSEACGAGPILTLLYLSELRHPDGYEAEIVGYSTSASASGDAGAVVGYMAGTVGRRPGA
- the amrA gene encoding AmmeMemoRadiSam system protein A; this translates as MLDEASRSALLCAAREAVRAAAAGSRPPVPPELPGCGGYADAGAFVTLTSKGDLRGCIGLFRGTGSLGRTVVAMAAAAAVDDPRFPPVQASEVDDLEIDISVLGPILRSSPELVVPGVHGVLVQGGGRSGTLLPQVAVEQGWSREELLTHACLKAGLPPGAWRNGSVVVSTYTAEVFGDSGRKG
- the tyrS gene encoding tyrosine--tRNA ligase; this translates as MLRTLDERGLVYQMTDEESLGRLLSGGKLVFYVGFDATAPSLHLGHLVPLMAASWLQKAGHKPLILVGGATALVGDPTGRSTERTLEERETIDSWAGSISTQLRRFLSFGRGPCDAELLNNSDWLGKLGYIDFLRDTGRHFSVNRMLTADSVKARLERGLSFLEFNYMLLQAYDFLHLYRSRGCTLEIGGADQWGNIVAGIELVRRTEGGEAYGLTCPLVTSSTGEKMSKSMPGGAVWLDPAMTSPYDYYQFWMNVDDRDAACFLKLYTFLPVAEIEGYAALKGEEVNEAKSRLAWEATAIAHGTAEADRARDAARALFVGSGDIGSVPTFEIPLAGLSDRTLSYTDIFVASGLCPSRTEVRRLAKQNGLSAGGSPVTDPDARIDPSCAEGNSILLRVGKKKYCRILFA
- the upp gene encoding uracil phosphoribosyltransferase, whose product is MHIVEMEHPLARDILCRLRDERTGPGAFRSLSRAMGHLLAVECTRRLGTSPIQVKTPLEETFGELCTMPPVLLPVLRAGMGLLPAFQDLLPGSPVGFVAVRRDETTAKPLWFYDSVPPLEGRQVIVLDPMLATGGTSGAVVEYVFGRGAAEVTLACVVAAPEGVAELCRFDGLLIIAAAVDRELDDRWYILPGLGDYGDRLFGEGSPEPGP